In Sulfurimonas paralvinellae, the following proteins share a genomic window:
- a CDS encoding HypC/HybG/HupF family hydrogenase formation chaperone encodes MCLSIPSKVVEIDLERNVATVDTMGVKREAGLELMQDGDVQIGDYVLLHIGFIMNKIDESDALESLKVYSEILEKLDEEERRHLVEEDDNCPNRDA; translated from the coding sequence ATGTGCCTTTCCATACCTAGTAAAGTTGTTGAGATAGATTTAGAGAGAAATGTTGCCACTGTAGATACTATGGGTGTGAAACGTGAAGCTGGATTGGAGTTGATGCAAGATGGCGATGTTCAGATTGGAGATTATGTTTTACTGCATATTGGATTCATTATGAATAAGATTGATGAATCCGATGCACTTGAATCTTTAAAAGTATATAGTGAAATTCTTGAAAAACTTGATGAAGAAGAGAGGCGGCACTTAGTGGAAGAAGATGATAACTGCCCTAATAGAGATGCATAA
- the hypB gene encoding hydrogenase nickel incorporation protein HypB yields the protein MCADCGCSITGTTLGNEHHHHEHTYDHSHEHQAAHETLHHNPQLNDTKTINVITKILDKNNHEASHNRTHFDNHNVLSINLMSSPGSGKTTLLEHMADMAEFKFGVIEGDLETARDADRIKAKGIPAYQIQTGSACHLDAFMVHKGLHDMPLEDIDICFIENVGNLVCPASYDVGSHLNIVLVSIPEGSDKIEKYPVMFRQADLILITKTDLLPYFDYDLEHEKKEARKIKPGVDILEVNIKDKDSIQKVIDWIEFKRKMRS from the coding sequence ATGTGTGCAGATTGCGGATGCAGTATAACAGGAACAACTTTAGGAAATGAACACCATCATCATGAACATACTTATGATCATTCTCATGAACATCAGGCTGCGCATGAGACATTACATCATAACCCACAGCTCAATGATACAAAAACAATTAATGTTATTACAAAAATTTTGGATAAAAACAATCATGAAGCATCACACAACCGTACTCATTTTGATAATCATAATGTTTTGAGTATTAATCTTATGAGCAGTCCAGGTAGTGGAAAAACAACACTACTGGAGCATATGGCAGATATGGCAGAGTTTAAGTTCGGTGTTATTGAAGGAGACTTGGAAACTGCTCGAGATGCAGATAGAATAAAAGCTAAGGGAATTCCTGCTTATCAAATACAAACAGGTTCAGCATGCCATTTAGACGCATTTATGGTGCATAAAGGCCTACATGATATGCCTTTGGAAGATATTGATATTTGTTTTATTGAAAATGTTGGTAACCTTGTATGCCCTGCAAGTTATGATGTCGGAAGTCACCTCAATATTGTTCTTGTTTCCATACCAGAGGGAAGTGATAAAATAGAAAAGTATCCTGTAATGTTTCGTCAAGCCGATTTAATCTTGATTACAAAAACAGACTTATTGCCATATTTTGATTACGATTTGGAACATGAGAAAAAAGAGGCTCGTAAAATTAAACCTGGTGTTGATATTTTAGAAGTGAATATTAAAGACAAAGATTCAATTCAAAAAGTAATTGATTGGATTGAATTTAAAAGAAAGATGAGGAGTTAA
- the hypD gene encoding hydrogenase formation protein HypD: MGELQLKDLYEGFRNPQVIEGFAKLIHEEAKKLPHPINIMEVCGGHTHSIMKFGLPQLLPENINFIHGPGCPVCIMPKERIDHAYILAEQEDVILVTLGDMIKVPGSKGSLQDARAKGADVRFIYSPLDALKIAAENPDKKIIFFAIGFETTTPMTTALIETVLKRNITNIYFHINHVTVPEVMVELIDSRDEHVDSYNNRIDAFLGPSHVSVITGSKIYEKFPRDYGRPVVVAGFEPVDIMEAILMIVRQFNENRCELEIEYKRLVSFDGNLKAQALIEKYFEKASLFKWRGLGNVPESGYKLKEEFSHIDAEKIYADILPRQEIEDHKLCICGDILRGMAKPNECTIFGTACKPQTPLGSCMVSSEGACAAYYKYGNLLK, translated from the coding sequence ATGGGGGAACTGCAATTAAAAGATTTGTATGAAGGCTTTAGAAACCCCCAGGTCATTGAAGGCTTTGCAAAACTTATTCATGAAGAGGCAAAAAAACTTCCTCATCCTATAAATATTATGGAAGTATGTGGTGGACATACACACTCTATTATGAAGTTTGGTCTGCCACAGCTTTTACCTGAAAATATCAATTTCATACATGGGCCAGGCTGTCCTGTCTGTATTATGCCAAAAGAACGTATTGATCATGCATATATCTTGGCGGAACAGGAAGATGTAATCCTTGTTACACTTGGTGATATGATAAAGGTACCGGGAAGTAAGGGAAGTCTTCAAGATGCAAGAGCAAAAGGCGCAGATGTACGTTTTATCTATTCTCCTTTGGATGCTCTCAAAATTGCGGCAGAAAATCCGGATAAAAAAATTATATTTTTTGCTATAGGATTTGAAACAACCACTCCTATGACAACAGCACTTATTGAAACTGTTCTCAAACGTAATATTACTAATATCTATTTTCATATAAACCATGTGACTGTTCCTGAAGTTATGGTTGAACTTATAGATTCACGAGATGAACATGTAGATAGTTATAATAATAGAATTGATGCATTTCTTGGGCCTTCCCATGTAAGTGTAATAACGGGTAGTAAGATTTATGAAAAATTTCCACGTGATTATGGTCGTCCTGTTGTTGTAGCAGGTTTTGAACCTGTGGATATTATGGAAGCCATTTTAATGATAGTGCGTCAGTTTAATGAAAATCGTTGTGAATTGGAAATTGAATATAAGCGTTTGGTCTCTTTCGATGGAAATCTCAAAGCACAGGCTCTTATAGAGAAGTATTTTGAAAAAGCATCTTTGTTTAAATGGCGTGGACTAGGAAATGTTCCAGAGAGTGGGTATAAACTTAAAGAAGAGTTCTCACATATCGATGCAGAGAAAATATATGCAGATATTTTACCTCGTCAGGAGATAGAGGATCATAAACTATGTATCTGCGGTGATATTTTACGAGGTATGGCAAAGCCGAATGAGTGTACAATTTTTGGTACAGCATGTAAGCCACAAACGCCTTTAGGCTCATGCATGGTCAGTAGTGAAGGTGCGTGTGCAGCATATTATAAATACGGGAATTTATTAAAATGA
- the hypE gene encoding hydrogenase expression/formation protein HypE has product MNKQITLAMGNGGEENNELISKIFYKAFKNDILEKSEDAAVIQNGELAFSTDSFTVSPLFFPGGDIGKLAVCGTCNDLAMMGAKPKYLTCSVIIEEGFATRELEKIVRSMKKELENNGAVIVSGDTKVVPRGSVDKIFINTTGIGEIQKKGISSNNISEKDVILVSRDLGRHGATIFAAREGIELSSDLQSDCASLTHQVQALIEADVNITALRDATRGGVSAVLNEWAKQSNICIEVEEDALPVSQEVYGICEMLGFEAVNLANEGTFVLAVKKEDEQKALEVLHRFENSDNAVQIANVSDAYLGKVLLLSSYGTKRFLDTPTGELLPRIC; this is encoded by the coding sequence ATGAATAAGCAGATAACATTAGCTATGGGAAATGGCGGGGAAGAGAATAATGAACTCATTTCTAAAATATTTTACAAAGCATTTAAAAATGATATATTAGAAAAATCTGAAGATGCCGCAGTGATTCAAAATGGAGAACTTGCGTTTAGTACTGATAGTTTTACAGTGAGTCCACTTTTCTTTCCTGGCGGTGATATTGGAAAACTTGCAGTTTGCGGTACATGTAATGATTTGGCTATGATGGGTGCAAAACCAAAATATCTTACGTGTAGTGTTATTATTGAAGAGGGATTTGCAACAAGAGAGTTGGAAAAAATTGTTCGCAGTATGAAAAAAGAACTTGAAAATAATGGTGCTGTTATTGTCAGTGGTGATACAAAAGTGGTCCCTCGAGGTAGTGTAGATAAAATTTTTATAAATACAACAGGTATTGGAGAGATTCAAAAAAAAGGAATTAGCTCTAACAATATTTCTGAAAAAGATGTCATTTTGGTATCTCGTGATTTAGGAAGACACGGGGCGACTATTTTTGCTGCGCGTGAGGGTATTGAACTCTCTTCAGATCTTCAAAGTGATTGTGCTTCATTAACACATCAAGTGCAGGCTCTTATTGAAGCAGATGTAAATATAACTGCATTGCGTGATGCAACTAGAGGTGGCGTAAGTGCAGTCCTTAACGAATGGGCAAAACAGTCAAATATATGTATAGAAGTAGAAGAAGATGCCTTGCCTGTCTCTCAAGAAGTGTATGGAATTTGTGAAATGCTAGGCTTTGAAGCTGTGAATTTGGCAAATGAGGGGACTTTTGTCCTAGCCGTTAAGAAAGAGGATGAGCAAAAAGCACTTGAAGTACTTCATAGATTTGAAAACTCAGATAATGCCGTACAAATTGCAAATGTCAGTGATGCTTATCTTGGTAAAGTATTGCTTTTAAGCTCATATGGTACAAAAAGATTTTTAGATACACCTACAGGAGAATTATTACCTCGTATCTGCTAG